From a region of the Apibacter sp. B3706 genome:
- the greA gene encoding transcription elongation factor GreA, with protein sequence MNYVTKEGLDKLRKELDQLEQVERPKITQQIAEARDKGDLSENAEYDAAKEAQGLLEMRISKLKDIISNSKIIDQSQVDTSKVAILCSVKIKNTANGQEMKYTLVPDTETDLKTGKISVNTPIAKGLLGKEVGETAEINLPNGNRINFEILEISLD encoded by the coding sequence ATGAATTATGTAACGAAAGAAGGTCTAGATAAATTACGTAAGGAACTTGATCAATTGGAACAAGTTGAAAGACCTAAAATCACACAGCAAATTGCTGAAGCTAGGGATAAGGGTGATTTATCTGAAAATGCGGAATACGATGCGGCTAAAGAAGCACAAGGTCTGCTTGAAATGCGTATATCTAAGCTTAAAGATATAATTTCTAATTCTAAAATAATAGATCAATCGCAAGTTGATACTTCTAAAGTAGCTATATTATGTTCTGTTAAAATAAAGAATACTGCCAATGGACAGGAGATGAAGTATACCTTGGTTCCGGATACGGAAACCGACTTAAAAACCGGAAAAATTTCTGTTAATACCCCCATAGCTAAAGGTCTTTTAGGAAAGGAAGTAGGAGAAACGGCAGAAATAAATTTACCGAACGGTAATCGAATTAATTTTGAAATTTTAGAAATTTCATTAGATTAA
- a CDS encoding HIT family protein, with protein MASIFSKIVAGEIPCYKVAESEKHLAFLDAFPVVIGHVLVIPKKETDKLFDLPKEEYDELMDFTYRVAQAVGKAIPCLRVGMSVQGLEVPHVHVHLIPLNAIGDMNFGNKLTLSSEEFTEIADKIKSYL; from the coding sequence ATGGCAAGTATATTTTCAAAAATCGTAGCAGGAGAAATTCCCTGTTATAAAGTTGCAGAAAGCGAAAAACACCTTGCTTTTTTAGATGCATTTCCGGTAGTTATAGGTCACGTTTTAGTAATTCCTAAAAAAGAAACCGATAAATTGTTTGATTTGCCCAAAGAAGAGTATGATGAATTAATGGATTTTACCTATAGGGTAGCTCAGGCAGTAGGTAAAGCTATTCCATGTTTACGGGTAGGAATGTCTGTACAAGGATTGGAAGTTCCCCATGTTCATGTTCATCTGATCCCATTAAACGCTATCGGAGATATGAATTTTGGTAACAAATTGACACTGAGTTCGGAAGAATTTACTGAAATTGCTGACAAAATAAAGTCTTATCTATAG
- the clpP gene encoding ATP-dependent Clp endopeptidase proteolytic subunit ClpP: MDLGKEFHKYAVKHQGINSLAVDQYVNSMTPYITEERKLNVAQMDVFSRLMMDRIIFLGTGIDDQIANIVTAQLLFLESTDANKDIQIYINSPGGGVYAGLGIYDTMQIIKPDVATICTGMAASMGAVLLTAGAAGKRSALKHSRIMIHQPLGGAQGQASDMEITLKEILKLKKELYEILAEHSGQPFEKIEKDSDRDYWMIASEAKEYGLIDEVLEKR; the protein is encoded by the coding sequence ATGGATTTAGGAAAAGAGTTCCATAAATATGCAGTAAAACACCAGGGAATTAATAGTCTGGCGGTAGATCAGTACGTAAATTCAATGACTCCATATATTACTGAAGAACGAAAATTAAATGTAGCACAAATGGATGTGTTCTCTCGGTTGATGATGGATAGAATTATATTCCTGGGAACAGGTATAGACGATCAAATAGCCAATATTGTAACCGCTCAATTATTGTTCTTGGAAAGTACAGATGCCAATAAAGATATTCAAATATATATTAATTCTCCCGGAGGAGGAGTGTATGCCGGACTAGGTATATACGATACCATGCAAATTATTAAGCCCGATGTGGCTACTATTTGTACCGGTATGGCTGCTTCTATGGGAGCCGTATTATTGACCGCAGGTGCTGCCGGAAAAAGATCAGCATTGAAACATTCTCGAATTATGATTCATCAGCCATTGGGAGGAGCTCAAGGGCAAGCCTCCGATATGGAGATTACATTAAAGGAGATCTTGAAGCTGAAAAAAGAATTATACGAAATTTTGGCAGAGCATTCCGGTCAACCTTTTGAAAAAATTGAGAAGGATTCAGATAGGGACTATTGGATGATTGCTTCAGAAGCTAAAGAATATGGACTTATTGATGAAGTTCTTGAAAAACGGTAA
- a CDS encoding DUF5686 family protein, with protein sequence MSNKLLFLFAFLFSLSYNAQIKITGVIINQDTQRPIEGAKISFPEAPEISTLSNNIGYFSLESKNNFDSIVVQIVNYKKKSFPVNKKQNLNLIIKFSEKDKIGTSSIPPSITNQTKIDTDSISPSSNQQVNYVRVSGQLLDEDTEKPIPDADIFLKNTQVYATTDSDGNFELQSNKFIDTLQIITDKYPTKYIPLQRGDNLGLIVNLKLKSKNSSQSTDKGTVSKEKEIDEVVVTGFPKKRLPKKENPAYRILRELWKRRRTNGLTNFKNYQYKEYEKIEFDLNNVDSAFISKKIFKKLNISAKDIDTLDISGKTYIPVFLNESLSDIVGQNTPSKREKSFLRGNKASGIPNNDIVANTVKNLYKDVNIYDNVLNFFNKGFTSPVATIGFSVYDYLLADTVSVDGVDCYYIKYRPRRDNELTFKGDLYITKDTYAVKQVTLQSTSGINVNFVKDIYMELNYDNVNDSIFIPLRNYTVLDMSLITKKEGGKGMFAKRTITYNDYKFDEPQGTVEKLLDQQWEPISEGAYNRKDDFWADNRPDRLNEDDKKAYEMVDKVSKTRLFRNIVDAVQILSSGYVNVGNAIDIGNLYQTLGYNDVEGTRIRLGARTFFSPNDMWRVEGYTAYGFKDDQFKYGFEGRLMLNKYNRFTIGAGTKRDITQLGTSLTENEGIMTRSFASSSIISRGSNEYLSSVNQTNAFLSIEPWKNVQLRLDGTYQYIKSANPYKFNIGYYNKKGDIKNDLYDSHLTFSIQARPGAKYSRFGLDRYEHTTLSPTLILKYIKGFNGVLDGDFNYDKIQFLYNHPILWGPIGKSNVTFEFGKSFNKLPLSLLGIIPGNQSYGIVNNTFALLDYYDFVTDIYTALHVEHHFNGRIFSYIPLLKKLQLREVAIFRGVWGDISEGSKNMNASNIRYVAPNKDIYYEYGFGIENIGFGNLRIFRVDFNWRGNYLHMPDVNKFGVKFGMQFTF encoded by the coding sequence ATGAGTAATAAATTACTTTTTTTGTTTGCATTTTTATTTAGTTTATCTTATAATGCACAAATCAAAATTACGGGGGTAATTATAAATCAGGACACCCAGCGTCCTATTGAAGGAGCAAAAATATCTTTTCCTGAAGCTCCCGAAATTTCAACCCTTTCAAATAATATTGGATATTTTTCACTCGAATCTAAAAATAACTTTGATTCTATCGTTGTTCAGATTGTAAATTATAAGAAAAAGTCATTTCCTGTCAATAAAAAACAAAACTTAAATTTAATTATTAAATTCTCTGAAAAAGATAAGATTGGTACATCCTCAATTCCTCCATCAATTACCAATCAAACTAAAATTGATACGGATAGTATATCACCATCTTCTAACCAACAAGTTAATTACGTTAGAGTTTCCGGTCAATTGCTAGATGAAGATACAGAGAAGCCAATTCCGGATGCTGATATTTTTCTTAAAAATACTCAGGTTTACGCCACTACAGACAGTGACGGTAATTTTGAATTACAATCCAATAAATTCATTGACACGTTACAAATTATTACAGATAAATACCCGACAAAATATATACCTTTACAAAGGGGAGATAATCTAGGCTTAATTGTAAATCTCAAATTAAAGAGCAAAAATAGTAGCCAATCAACCGATAAAGGAACCGTAAGCAAAGAAAAGGAAATAGACGAGGTAGTAGTTACCGGCTTTCCGAAAAAGCGTTTACCTAAAAAAGAAAATCCGGCATACCGCATACTGCGTGAATTATGGAAGAGAAGAAGAACCAACGGTTTGACAAATTTTAAGAATTATCAATATAAAGAATATGAGAAAATCGAATTTGATTTAAATAATGTTGATAGTGCTTTTATAAGTAAAAAAATCTTTAAAAAATTAAACATTTCAGCCAAAGACATAGATACATTAGATATCTCAGGAAAAACGTACATTCCCGTTTTTCTTAACGAATCCCTTTCCGATATTGTTGGACAAAATACACCTTCTAAACGGGAAAAATCCTTTTTGAGAGGAAATAAAGCTTCCGGAATTCCTAATAATGATATTGTAGCCAATACGGTTAAAAATTTGTATAAAGATGTTAACATATACGATAATGTGTTAAACTTTTTTAATAAAGGATTCACCAGTCCGGTAGCTACTATTGGATTTTCCGTATACGATTATTTATTAGCTGATACGGTTTCCGTAGATGGAGTTGATTGTTATTATATTAAATACAGGCCTCGAAGAGATAATGAGCTTACTTTTAAAGGAGATTTATATATTACTAAAGATACTTATGCAGTAAAGCAAGTTACCTTACAATCCACTTCGGGTATTAATGTAAACTTCGTTAAAGACATATATATGGAATTGAATTATGACAATGTCAATGATTCAATTTTTATTCCATTACGAAATTACACGGTTTTGGATATGTCTCTTATAACTAAAAAAGAAGGAGGAAAAGGTATGTTTGCAAAACGTACCATAACTTATAATGATTATAAATTCGATGAACCGCAAGGCACTGTAGAAAAACTTTTAGATCAACAATGGGAACCTATTTCCGAAGGAGCTTACAACCGAAAAGATGATTTTTGGGCCGACAATCGTCCGGATCGTCTTAATGAAGATGATAAAAAGGCATATGAAATGGTAGACAAGGTATCTAAAACCCGATTATTTAGAAATATTGTAGATGCCGTACAAATTCTTTCCTCAGGCTATGTCAATGTGGGTAATGCCATTGATATTGGAAATCTATATCAAACACTAGGATATAACGATGTTGAAGGAACCAGAATTCGTTTAGGAGCCAGGACGTTTTTCTCTCCCAATGATATGTGGAGAGTGGAAGGATATACGGCATACGGATTTAAAGATGATCAATTTAAATATGGTTTTGAAGGGCGCTTGATGTTAAACAAATACAATCGTTTTACTATAGGTGCGGGAACAAAAAGGGATATAACTCAATTAGGGACTTCGCTTACAGAAAATGAGGGAATTATGACCCGTTCTTTTGCGTCATCTTCCATCATATCCCGAGGAAGTAATGAATATTTGAGTTCTGTCAATCAAACCAATGCATTTTTATCTATTGAACCGTGGAAAAACGTACAATTGCGATTAGATGGAACTTATCAATACATAAAATCGGCGAATCCTTACAAATTTAATATTGGGTATTACAACAAAAAAGGAGATATTAAAAACGATTTGTATGATTCTCACTTAACATTTAGTATTCAAGCGAGACCGGGAGCTAAATATTCTCGTTTTGGATTAGACAGATATGAGCATACGACTTTATCTCCAACCTTAATTTTAAAATATATAAAAGGATTCAATGGAGTGTTGGATGGTGATTTTAACTATGATAAAATACAATTTTTATACAATCATCCGATCCTTTGGGGACCGATTGGTAAATCGAATGTTACTTTTGAATTCGGTAAATCGTTTAATAAATTGCCCTTATCCTTGTTAGGAATCATACCAGGTAACCAGTCTTACGGTATCGTAAATAATACCTTTGCATTGCTGGATTACTATGATTTCGTAACAGATATTTATACGGCATTGCATGTTGAACATCACTTCAACGGAAGGATATTTTCCTATATTCCTTTATTGAAAAAATTACAATTAAGAGAAGTAGCGATTTTCAGAGGTGTTTGGGGAGATATATCCGAAGGCTCCAAGAATATGAATGCTTCTAATATCAGATATGTAGCGCCTAATAAAGATATCTATTATGAATATGGATTTGGTATCGAAAATATAGGGTTTGGAAATTTAAGAATCTTTAGAGTAGATTTTAACTGGAGAGGGAATTACTTACATATGCCGGATGTTAATAAATTCGGAGTTAAATTTGGAATGCAATTTACATTCTAA
- a CDS encoding NUDIX hydrolase — translation MYKISVNERFLTLGKNKRKGAINLPYENSKTLVYALDILCHTKVNSIHVYSSETKKVWKKLQKIATPVYAAGGLVNNNKDNYLFIKRNGYWDLPKGHVEENETFKKAAKREVEEECSISNLKLKKYLTTTYHVYQSEKKYFLKIVQWFEMKYDGNEQPKPQKNEGIDKAQWIRKKDIPKLMKKTYVNIRELVGTYVLTNSRIKK, via the coding sequence ATGTACAAAATTTCTGTAAACGAAAGATTTCTTACCCTTGGTAAAAATAAGAGAAAAGGTGCCATTAACCTTCCATACGAAAATTCGAAAACTTTGGTATACGCTCTGGATATTTTGTGCCATACGAAAGTAAACTCCATTCATGTTTATTCTTCTGAAACAAAAAAAGTTTGGAAAAAATTACAAAAAATAGCTACGCCCGTGTATGCAGCTGGGGGATTAGTTAATAATAATAAAGACAATTATTTATTTATTAAAAGAAACGGTTATTGGGATTTACCGAAAGGTCATGTGGAAGAAAATGAAACTTTTAAAAAAGCTGCCAAACGGGAAGTAGAAGAAGAATGTTCAATTTCTAATCTTAAATTAAAAAAATACCTAACGACAACTTATCATGTGTATCAATCTGAAAAAAAATACTTTTTAAAAATAGTTCAATGGTTTGAAATGAAGTATGATGGAAATGAACAACCTAAACCTCAAAAAAATGAAGGAATTGATAAAGCCCAATGGATTAGAAAAAAGGATATCCCTAAACTTATGAAGAAAACCTATGTAAATATCAGGGAATTAGTCGGTACTTATGTTTTAACTAATTCTCGAATTAAAAAATAA
- a CDS encoding SRPBCC family protein, producing MNIKGEKILVNKSAEDIYTLASQPSEFKKFMPETIDKFEADEDGFVFALKGMPEIALKMKERIPYSKIVLSSAKETLNFDLSLLIDQVTESSSEVQFTFDGKFNMFISAMVEKPLKNLIKALTEGVTKIS from the coding sequence ATGAATATTAAAGGAGAAAAAATACTGGTTAATAAATCGGCAGAAGATATTTACACGTTAGCATCTCAGCCTTCTGAATTTAAAAAGTTCATGCCTGAAACCATAGATAAGTTTGAGGCAGATGAAGATGGATTTGTTTTTGCATTAAAAGGAATGCCTGAAATTGCCTTGAAAATGAAAGAAAGAATTCCATATTCAAAAATTGTATTAAGTTCGGCTAAAGAAACTTTGAATTTTGACTTAAGTTTATTGATTGATCAAGTTACAGAAAGTTCAAGCGAAGTTCAATTTACTTTCGATGGTAAATTTAATATGTTTATATCTGCCATGGTTGAAAAACCTTTAAAAAATTTAATTAAAGCTTTAACGGAAGGAGTTACTAAAATTTCATAA
- a CDS encoding S8 family peptidase, giving the protein MKIKLLSLSFAFAFFTANAFAQNNVPAVDSLALKNWYHQSYEKTGIYGVGTTDAIEFLKSKGLKPSPIIVGVIDSGVQIDHPDLKNNIWNNPKEIANNGKDDDGNGYADDVHGWDFIGGKDGKDVDHDTMESTRIVSLYEKLFETGDLKTNEKNREKYPNEFKEYQRAKFIYDKDLGEAKDALSNIDEQKAMIRQMTTELQNALGDKPLTIENVNEATFTVPQYKQAFLQMIANNSDLEGKNATQINMLADSEMGEAVAYYSGKVDYMLNKSYDPRYIVGDDYTDIKEKHYGNNEVEGPDALHGTHVSGIIAAVRNNNIGMDGIAGDVAKILVVRAVPDGDERDKDIANAIYYAVDNGAKVINMSFGKPFSPNKERVWEAMKYAEKKGVLMVHAAGNDNKNVDTEYNYPTNFKDNEHKSFVNNWITVGASTRYNNALKASFSNYGKEKVDIFAPGLEIYSTVTKGKYKFLQGTSMASPVVAGCAALLWSYFPQLTAEQVKNILFITANKSTIEVTAGGESENSPMIKTTFDQLSATGGVVDVFRAVKYAYDNFNPEKGSKKGKK; this is encoded by the coding sequence ATGAAGATAAAACTATTAAGCCTAAGCTTCGCTTTTGCATTCTTTACTGCCAATGCATTTGCTCAAAATAACGTTCCGGCAGTTGATTCCCTTGCTTTAAAAAACTGGTATCATCAAAGTTATGAAAAAACCGGTATTTATGGTGTAGGGACTACTGATGCTATTGAATTTTTAAAGTCTAAAGGACTCAAGCCCTCTCCTATTATCGTTGGAGTAATTGATAGTGGTGTACAAATTGATCATCCGGATTTGAAAAATAATATTTGGAATAATCCAAAAGAAATCGCTAATAACGGTAAAGATGACGACGGTAATGGATATGCTGACGATGTTCATGGATGGGATTTTATCGGTGGAAAAGATGGAAAAGATGTAGACCACGATACTATGGAATCAACCCGTATAGTTTCTTTATATGAAAAACTGTTCGAAACCGGTGATTTGAAAACGAATGAAAAAAATCGGGAAAAGTATCCGAACGAATTTAAAGAATATCAAAGAGCTAAATTTATATATGACAAAGATTTAGGAGAAGCTAAAGATGCCCTATCTAATATTGACGAGCAAAAAGCTATGATCAGACAAATGACCACTGAATTACAAAATGCTCTGGGTGACAAACCTTTGACTATTGAAAATGTAAATGAGGCAACTTTTACTGTTCCTCAATATAAACAAGCTTTCCTTCAGATGATTGCAAATAATAGCGATTTGGAAGGAAAAAATGCAACTCAAATCAATATGTTGGCGGATAGTGAAATGGGTGAAGCAGTTGCTTATTATTCCGGAAAAGTAGATTACATGCTTAATAAAAGTTATGATCCTCGCTACATTGTAGGTGATGATTATACAGATATTAAGGAAAAACATTACGGTAACAATGAAGTGGAAGGCCCGGATGCATTACATGGAACTCATGTTTCCGGTATAATTGCAGCAGTTAGAAATAATAATATAGGTATGGACGGTATTGCCGGGGATGTTGCAAAAATCTTAGTAGTTCGAGCCGTTCCGGATGGTGATGAAAGAGATAAAGATATTGCCAATGCCATATATTATGCCGTTGATAATGGCGCTAAAGTCATTAATATGAGTTTTGGTAAGCCTTTTTCTCCTAATAAAGAGAGAGTATGGGAAGCTATGAAATACGCGGAAAAAAAGGGTGTATTAATGGTTCATGCTGCCGGTAATGATAATAAAAATGTAGATACTGAATATAATTATCCAACCAATTTTAAGGACAATGAGCATAAATCTTTTGTAAACAATTGGATTACCGTAGGAGCCAGTACTCGATATAATAATGCATTGAAGGCGTCTTTTTCTAACTACGGAAAAGAAAAAGTTGATATTTTTGCACCAGGATTAGAAATTTACTCTACAGTTACCAAAGGAAAATATAAATTTTTACAAGGTACCAGTATGGCTTCTCCGGTTGTTGCGGGATGTGCTGCCCTTTTATGGTCTTATTTTCCTCAGTTAACTGCTGAACAAGTGAAAAATATATTATTTATAACAGCAAATAAATCTACTATAGAAGTAACAGCAGGTGGCGAGAGTGAAAACAGTCCTATGATTAAAACAACTTTTGATCAACTTTCAGCGACCGGAGGTGTTGTAGATGTTTTTAGAGCCGTGAAATATGCGTATGATAATTTCAACCCTGAAAAAGGAAGTAAAAAAGGAAAAAAATAA
- a CDS encoding WbqC family protein, translating into MIVLPCFYFPPVSYFEKWIHSEKIYLEQWENFPKQTYRNRCIVQGANGKLPLIVPIEHSGARIIKDIKISYASSWQKLHIKSLQSAYQSSPYFEYYEDKLIQLLEKKENFLLDLNLNTLEWACSILKLECSYELTDEYVKNPPFTDTREAFNAKKESPYKNKKYIQVFSDRFEFMNDLSILDLICNLGPKSANYLTNVE; encoded by the coding sequence ATGATCGTCTTACCTTGTTTTTATTTTCCTCCTGTTTCTTATTTTGAAAAATGGATCCATTCGGAAAAGATCTATTTGGAACAGTGGGAAAATTTTCCTAAACAAACTTATCGTAATCGTTGCATTGTTCAAGGAGCTAATGGAAAATTGCCTCTTATTGTTCCTATTGAACATTCAGGAGCCAGAATTATAAAAGATATTAAGATTTCCTATGCGTCTTCATGGCAAAAATTACACATTAAATCATTACAATCAGCATATCAAAGTTCTCCTTACTTTGAATATTACGAAGATAAGCTAATCCAATTATTGGAAAAAAAAGAAAACTTTTTATTAGATTTAAATCTAAACACATTAGAATGGGCATGTTCTATCCTAAAGTTGGAATGTTCGTACGAACTCACGGATGAATACGTAAAAAATCCTCCGTTTACCGATACGCGAGAAGCATTCAATGCAAAAAAAGAAAGTCCCTATAAAAATAAAAAATATATTCAGGTATTTTCAGACCGTTTCGAGTTTATGAATGATCTTTCCATACTAGATCTTATATGCAATCTTGGCCCGAAATCTGCTAATTACCTTACTAATGTCGAATAA
- a CDS encoding TonB-dependent receptor plug domain-containing protein yields the protein MKRGLTVLFALSLCTLYSQEVKDSIKNSKEKSIDDVVVTGTLKEVRKSDSPVPVEIITPKLFKKNPTPSLFDAVGMINGVKPQINCSVCNTGDIHINGMEGPYTMILIDGMPIVSGLATVYGLSGIPNSLVERIEVVKGPASSLYGSEAMGGIINVITKNPQKAPKFAADIFSTSWGELSTDLSFKFNAGKKVTSLLGINHFYYDNPIDANHDGFTDLTLQNRISVFNKWSFKRKENRVASLGLRWVNEDRWGGEMNWSKKYRGSDEVYGESIYTKRAEVIGLYQLPLHEKIYTQFSYNWHDQNSWYGNTPYMATQQVAFIQSYWDKTIKNHNFLAGASFRYTYYDDNTPATASPDGSKNRPSETPLPGLFLQDEWSINTKNKLLLGYRYDNDKHHGNVHSPRIAYKFSPNYTNTFRASFGTGFRVVNIFTEDHSALTGARDVVILNSLKPERSYNGNLNYVKKMMFDDLNINLDITGFYSYFTNKIIGDFDSDPTKIIYDNLDGHAVSQGISLNTEWSFLIPFKIMAGVTYMDVYTKEKDDKGSYFRTDQLYAPKWSGTFVMTYTFPKNYILDFSGQWNGKMRLPIEPNDFRSEYSPWYCIANIQVTKKFHNGMEIYGGIKNLFNFTPKNPIMRPFDPFNKEVDNPITNPNGYTFDTSYNYASLQKLRGFMGIRYNFF from the coding sequence ATGAAAAGAGGATTGACTGTACTTTTTGCATTATCCCTTTGCACACTATATTCCCAAGAAGTTAAAGATTCAATTAAAAACTCTAAAGAAAAATCGATTGACGATGTTGTCGTGACAGGAACCTTGAAGGAAGTTAGAAAATCTGACAGCCCGGTGCCTGTTGAAATTATTACACCAAAACTATTCAAAAAAAATCCTACTCCCAGTCTTTTCGATGCCGTAGGAATGATTAACGGAGTTAAACCTCAAATAAATTGCAGCGTTTGTAATACGGGAGATATTCACATAAACGGTATGGAAGGTCCTTATACTATGATATTAATTGACGGGATGCCTATCGTTAGCGGATTAGCTACTGTTTATGGTTTAAGTGGGATTCCCAATAGTTTGGTAGAAAGAATTGAAGTAGTTAAAGGTCCCGCCTCTTCTTTATACGGCTCAGAAGCTATGGGGGGAATTATAAACGTAATCACTAAAAACCCGCAAAAAGCACCCAAATTTGCAGCGGATATTTTCAGTACAAGCTGGGGAGAATTAAGTACGGATTTATCCTTTAAATTTAATGCCGGTAAAAAAGTAACCAGTTTACTGGGTATCAATCATTTTTATTATGATAATCCTATCGATGCCAATCACGACGGATTTACCGATTTAACTTTACAAAACAGGATATCGGTTTTTAATAAATGGAGTTTTAAACGAAAAGAAAACAGAGTTGCCAGTTTAGGGCTGCGATGGGTCAATGAAGATCGCTGGGGTGGAGAAATGAACTGGAGTAAAAAATATCGAGGAAGTGACGAGGTTTACGGAGAAAGTATATATACGAAACGTGCCGAAGTGATCGGACTTTACCAATTACCTCTACATGAAAAAATATACACCCAATTTTCATATAATTGGCATGATCAAAATTCATGGTATGGGAATACTCCGTATATGGCAACTCAACAAGTAGCCTTTATCCAAAGTTATTGGGATAAAACCATAAAAAATCATAACTTTTTAGCAGGTGCTTCTTTTAGATATACTTACTACGATGACAATACACCTGCGACCGCTTCTCCTGACGGCTCGAAAAACAGACCTTCAGAAACACCGTTACCGGGATTATTTTTACAAGATGAATGGTCTATAAATACTAAAAATAAACTTTTACTTGGGTATAGATACGATAACGATAAACATCATGGAAATGTACATTCTCCCAGAATTGCCTATAAGTTTTCACCCAATTATACGAATACCTTCCGAGCCAGTTTTGGAACCGGTTTTAGAGTTGTAAATATCTTTACGGAAGATCATTCTGCTCTTACGGGAGCCAGAGATGTAGTTATCTTGAATTCTTTAAAGCCTGAACGTTCATATAACGGAAATTTGAACTATGTTAAAAAAATGATGTTCGATGATCTGAATATAAATCTGGATATCACCGGTTTTTATTCTTATTTTACTAATAAAATTATTGGTGATTTCGATTCCGATCCTACTAAAATCATTTATGATAACTTAGACGGACATGCTGTTTCGCAAGGTATATCTTTAAATACGGAATGGTCTTTTTTAATTCCTTTTAAAATTATGGCGGGTGTTACTTATATGGATGTTTACACCAAAGAAAAAGATGACAAGGGTTCTTATTTTAGAACAGATCAGCTTTATGCACCTAAATGGTCCGGAACATTTGTTATGACTTACACATTTCCTAAAAATTATATATTGGACTTTTCAGGACAATGGAACGGAAAAATGAGGTTGCCTATCGAGCCTAATGATTTTAGAAGTGAATATTCCCCGTGGTATTGCATTGCAAATATACAGGTAACCAAGAAATTCCATAATGGAATGGAAATTTACGGAGGAATTAAAAACCTATTTAATTTTACGCCCAAAAACCCGATCATGCGTCCTTTTGACCCATTCAATAAAGAGGTAGATAATCCGATTACCAATCCTAACGGGTACACTTTTGATACTTCTTATAATTATGCGTCCTTGCAAAAATTAAGAGGATTTATGGGTATACGATATAATTTTTTCTAA
- a CDS encoding metal-dependent transcriptional regulator gives MFSSIEENYLKALYNLSDEKGEVSTLALSQSLDIKMPTVNSMMKKFLKKGLVYYQSYKPLKLTEKGKKEAALILRKHRLTEMYLVEKMGFSWEDVHEVAEQIEHIHSEKFFNKMDELLDYPKFDPHGSPIPDKQGNIEGGRFKKLNEYQIGEIVELSAIIHSSKEFLKYLNSKNFNLGIKFQIESVEEFDGSVTVQIVGQNRTEVLSNMIAEKLLVKNCLN, from the coding sequence ATGTTCTCATCTATAGAAGAAAATTATCTAAAAGCCTTATATAATCTGTCTGACGAAAAGGGAGAAGTATCTACTTTGGCGTTAAGCCAATCCTTAGATATCAAAATGCCTACTGTGAACAGCATGATGAAAAAATTCTTGAAAAAAGGATTGGTATACTATCAGAGCTATAAACCGTTAAAACTGACAGAAAAAGGTAAAAAAGAAGCCGCTTTAATTCTTAGGAAACACCGTCTAACAGAAATGTATTTGGTTGAAAAAATGGGATTTAGTTGGGAAGATGTTCATGAAGTAGCCGAACAAATCGAACATATACATTCAGAAAAATTTTTCAATAAAATGGACGAATTGTTAGATTATCCTAAGTTTGATCCTCACGGTTCACCTATACCGGATAAACAAGGGAATATTGAAGGGGGACGCTTTAAAAAATTAAACGAATACCAAATTGGAGAAATCGTGGAATTATCCGCTATCATTCACAGTTCTAAAGAATTTTTAAAATATTTAAATTCTAAAAATTTCAATTTAGGAATTAAATTTCAGATTGAATCAGTTGAAGAGTTTGACGGAAGTGTAACCGTTCAAATTGTAGGTCAAAATAGAACAGAAGTTTTAAGTAATATGATTGCTGAAAAACTTTTAGTCAAAAATTGTTTAAATTAA